One window of Dermacentor andersoni chromosome 7, qqDerAnde1_hic_scaffold, whole genome shotgun sequence genomic DNA carries:
- the Brr2 gene encoding U5 small nuclear ribonucleoprotein 200 kDa helicase produces MADVAARSLQYEYKANSNLVLQADTRLIERRPRDEATGEVVSLVGKLEGSRMGDRYQRTKPSKDERKSKKQQQQQKKASDESRYDAAKLKGQSLLSEGVEDVVGILYRPKTTETKQTYEVLLSFIQEALGDQPRDILCGAADEILAVLKSDRIKEGERRKETEALLGSVAEERFALLVNLCKKITDYGVDEKQPVVEENIDETYGVNVQFEESDEEDDEIVGEVREDDSNDEAEGEEAHLDTTLQATNLIAGREGGRKGSKAGLHPREIDAYWLQRKLSKFYDDPVVAQTKAGEVLDILKTAVDDRDVENQLVLLLGFNQFDFIKVLRQHRQMILYCTLLASSQSATERSKLRDKMQADPELERILRQLENTDKDDMVQEERERRAQARQARVNAELEPMDMDEDSAVPQMSQCKMLDLEDLSFQHGSHFMANKRCQLPDGSFRKQRKGYEEIHVPALKPKAFDASESLVSVDKLPKYAQPAFEGFRSLNRIQSRLHKAALESDENLLLCAPTGAGKTNVALLCMMREIGKHINPDGSINGDEFKIIYVAPMRSLVQEMVGNFSKRLNSYNITVSELTGDHQLTREQINATQVIVCTPEKWDIITRKGGERTYTQLVRLMIFDEIHLLHDERGPVLEALVARTIRNIEMTQEDVRLVGLSATLPNYEDVATFLRVNPAKGLFFFDNSFRPVPLEQQYIGITEKKAIKRFQLMNEILYEKVIDNAGKNQILIFVHSRKETGKTARAVRDMCLEKDTLGHFLREGSASTEVLRSEAEQVKNLELKDLLPYGFGIHHAGMSRVDRTLVEDLFADRHIQVLVSTATLAWGVNLPAHTVVIKGTQIYNPEKGRWVELGALDVLQMLGRAGRPQYDTKGEGILITNHSELQYYLSLLNQQLPIESQLISKLPDVLNAEIVLGNIQNVKDASTWLGYTYLYIRMLRAPTLYGISHDEIKSDPLLEQRRADLIFTAAAQLEKSNLLRFDKKSGNMQVTELGRIASYYYCTFETMATYNQLLKPTLSEIELFKVFSLSSEFRNITIREEEKLELQKLMERVPIPIKESMEEPTAKVNVLLQAYISQLKLEGLALMADMVYVTQSAARLMRAIFEIVLHRGWAQLTDKALSLCKMIDKRMWQSMTPLRQFRKVPDEVIKKVEKKNFPWERLYDLGVSEIGELLRMPKLGKLVHRYVHQFPKLELAAHIQPITRSMLRVELTITPDFQWDEKIHGTSEAFWILVEDVDSEVILHHEYFLLKSKFSQDEHLIKFFVPVFEPLPPQYFIRIVSDRWINAETQLPVSFRHLILPEKYPPPTELLDLQPLPVSALRNPTFEALYKDKFPFFNPIQTQVFNAIYSSDDNVFVGAPTGSGKTICAEFAILRLFSQVPEGRCVYVTPNEALAEIIYADWTQKFSLQLNKKVVILTGETGTDLKLLAKGNIIIGTPEKWDVLSRRWKQRKNVQNINLFIVDELHLVGGEDGPVLEVICSRMRYISSQIERQIRILALSSSLANARDIGQWLGANVNSTFNFHPNVRPVLLELHIQGFNITHNASRLLSMSKPVYQGIMRHSPRKPVIVFVPSRKQTRLTAIDILTYSASEGQASKFLHCTEDDLKPFLDKITDKTLKETLSNGVAYLHEGLSPADQRLVEQLFDSGAIQVVVVSRSLCWALSLAAHLVIIMDTQFYNGKIHAYEDYPVTDVLQMVGRANRPLVDEDGKCLLLCQSSKKDFFKKFLYEPLPVESHLDHCLHDHFNAEIVTKTIENKQDAVDYLTWTFLYRRMTQNPNYYNLQGVTHRHLSDHLSDLVENTLNDLEQSKCISIEDEMDVAPLNLGMIAAYYYINYTTIELFSMSLNSKTKIRGLLEIISSAAEYENIPIRHHEDNILRQLYNRLPHKLTNPKFSDPHVKTNLLLQAHLSRMQLSAELQSDTEDILGKAIRLIQACVDVLSSNGWLTPALAAMELAQMVTQALWNKDSYLKQLPHFTAEIVKRCQEHGVETVFDIMELEDEDRNKLLQMTDSQMADVAKFCNRYPNIELTYEIQGKDHIRCGSAVNVVVQLEREDEVVGPVIAPMFPQKREEGWWVVIGESKSNSLISIKRLSLQQKAKVKLDFVAPAPGDHTYTLYYMSDSYMGCDQEYRFTIHVGQMESRKRNDSDSD; encoded by the exons ATGGCGGACGTCGCCGCACGTTCGCTTCAGTACGAGTACAAAGCAAATTCTAACCTCGTCCTCCAGGCCGACACTCGTCTCATCGAGCGTAGGCCCCGCGATGAGGCGACTGGCGAAGTCGTATCGCTCGTCGGGAAGCTCGAGGGCTCCCGCATGGGAGACCGCTACCAGCGCACCAAACCCAGCAAAGACGAACGCAAGtccaagaagcagcagcagcagcagaaaaaggCGTCCGACGAAAGTCGGTACGACGCCGCCAAGCTGAAAGGGCAGTCCCTGCTCTCGGAAGGCGTCGAAGACGTCGTCGGCATCCTGTACCGGCCCAAGACTACAGAGACCAAGCAGACGTACGAGGTTCTGCTAAGCTTCATCCAAGAGGCGCTGGGCGATCAGCCTCGCGACATCCTTTGCGGTGCCGCCGACGAGATCCTCGCTGTGCTAAAGAGCGACCGCATCAAGGAGGGTGAACGTCGCAAGGAGACCGAAGCACTGCTGGGATCCGTCGCGGAAGAGCGGTTCGCACTGCTTGTGAACCTGTGCAAGAAGATCACCGACTATGGCGTCGACGAAAAGCAGCCGGTCGTCGAGGAGAACATCGACGAAACGTACGGCGTTAACGTGCAGTTCGAGGAGTCGGACGAAGAGGACGACGAGATTGTGGGCGAGGTGCGCGAGGACGACTCGAATGACGAGGCCGAAGGAGAAGAGGCCCACCTGGACACCACACTGCAAGCGACCAACCTGATAGCCGGCCGCGAAGGGGGCCGAAAGGGCTCCAAGGCAGGGCTGCACCCGCGAGAGATCGACGCCTACTGGTTGCAG cgCAAGCTGAGCAAGTTCTATGATGACCCTGTCGTGGCTCAGACAAAGGCCGGAGAGGTCCTGGACATTCTCAAGACAGCTGTTGATGATCGTGACGTCGAGAACCAACTGGTGCTGCTCCTCGGCTTTAACCAGTTCGACTTCATCAAGGTTCTGCGGCAGCACCGGCAGATGATCCTCTACTGTACTCTCCTAGCATCATCCCAGAGCGCCACCGAGCGATCCAAGTTGCGCGACAAGATGCAGGCCGACCCGGAGCTGGAGCGGATCCTGAGGCAGCTTGAAAACACCGATAAGGACGACATGGTGCAGGAGGAGCGTGAGCGGCGCGCCCAGGCCCGGCAGGCACGAGTCAACGCTGAACTGGAGCCCATGGACATGGACGAGGACAGTGCTGTTCCTCAGATGTCTCAGTGCAAGATGCTTGACCTGGAAGACCTGTCGTTCCAGCATGGAAGCCACTTCATGGCCAACAAACGGTGCCAGTTGCCCGATGGGTCGTTTCGTAAGCAGCGTAAGGGCTACGAAGAGATTCACGTTCCTGCCCTCAAGCCCAAGGCTTTTGACGCCAGTGAGTCACTCGTCTCGGTTGACAAGCTGCCAAAGTACGCTCAGCCCGCTTTCGAGGGGTTCCGTAGTCTAAACCGTATTCAGAGCCGCTTGCACAAAGCTGCGCTAGAATCGGACGAAAACCTCCTCCTCTGTGCCCCGACGGGTGCTGGCAAAACCAATGTAGCCCTGCTCTGCATGATGCGAGAGATTGGCAAGCACATCAACCCAGATGGGTCAATAAATGGGGACGAGTTCAAGATCATCTACGTAGCACCAATGCGTTCCCTTGTGCAGGAGATGGTGGGCAACTTCAGCAAGCGGCTCAACTCATACAACATAACTGTCTCCGAGTTGACAGGTGACCACCAGCTGACGAGAGAGCAGATCAATGCAACCCAAGTGATTGTGTGCACACCGGAGAAGTGGGACATCATTACTAGGAAGGGAGGTGAGCGCACCTACACTCAGCTCGTGCGCCTCATGATCTTCGATGAGATTCACTTGCTTCACGATGAGCGAGGTCCAGTGCTGGAGGCCCTTGTGGCAAGAACCATCCGAAACATCGAGATGACTCAGGAGGACGTCAGGCTCGTTGGTCTCAGTGCCACCCTGCCCAACTATGAAGATGTTGCCACGTTCTTGAGAGTTAACCCGGCCAAGGGACTTTTCTTCTTTGACAACAGCTTCCGGCCCGTGCCGCTCGAGCAGCAGTACATTGGAATCACAGAAAAGAAAGCCATCAAGCGGTTTCAGCTCATGAACGAAATCCTATATGAGAAGGTAATTGACAACGCCGGAAAGAACCAGATTCTCATCTTCGTTCATTCACGGAAGGAGACGGGAAAGACTGCCAGAGCTGTGCGAGACATGTGTCTTGAGAAGGACACACTGGGACACTTTCTTCGAGAGGGTTCTGCGTCCACGGAAGTGCTCCGATCTGAAGCGGAACAGGTGAAGAACCTCGAGCTGAAGGACCTTCTGCCATATGGCTTTGGTATACATCATGCCGGCATGAGCCGTGTGGACCGTACCCTCGTGGAGGACTTGTTTGCCGACCGTCACATTCAGGTGCTGGTGTCGACAGCTACCCTCGCTTGGGGTGTCAACCTTCCTGCCCACACAGTTGTCATCAAGGGAACCCAGATATACAACCCTGAGAAGGGACGCTGGGTCGAGCTGGGGGCCCTAGACGTTCTCCAAATGCTTGGCAGGGCCGGACGACCCCAGTACGACACTAAGGGTGAAGGCATTCTAATCACAAATCACAGCGAGCTGCAGTACTATCTTTCCCTTCTCAACCAGCAGCTGCCCATTGAAAGCCAACTGATCAGCAAGCTTCCCGATGTGCTCAATGCAGAAATCGTCCTTGGCAACATCCAGAATGTTAAAGATGCATCCACTTGGCTGGGGTACACATACCTTTACATTCGTATGCTACGTGCGCCTACGCTCTATGGCATCTCACATGATGAGATCAAGTCGGACCCATTGCTGGAACAGAGGCGTGCTGACCTAATCTTCACAGCTGCAGCGCAACTGGAGAAGAGCAACCTTCTCCGCTTCGACAAGAAGTCTGGGAACATGCAAGTGACAGAGCTTGGTCGGATTGCCAGCTACTACTACTGCACGTTTGAGACCATGGCCACCTACAACCAGCTGCTCAAACCCACTTTGAGCGAGATTGAGCTGTTCAAGGTCTTTTCACTCTCCAGTGAGTTCCGGAACATCACCATTCGTGAGGAAGAGAAGCTCGAGCTCCAGAAACTGATGGAGCGTGTCCCAATCCCCATCAAAGAGAGCATGGAAGAACCAACGGCCAAGGTGAACGTTCTCTTGCAGGCATACATTTCCCAGCTGAAACTAGAGGGACTTGCCCTCATGGCTGATATGGTGTATGTGACCCAGAGTGCCGCGCGCCTGATGCGTGCTATCTTTGAAATTGTGCTTCACCGTGGCTGGGCACAGCTGACAGACAAGGCGCTGAGCTTGTGCAAGATGATTGACAAACGCATGTGGCAATCCATGACGCCGCTGCGACAGTTCAGGAAGGTCCCCGATGAGGTGATCAAGAAGGTTGAGAAGAAAAACTTCCCTTGGGAACGCCTCTACGATCTTGGCGTCAGTGAGATTGGTGAGCTTCTGAGGATGCCCAAACTGGGAAAGCTGGTGCACAGGTACGTGCACCAGTTCCCCAAACTGGAGCTGGCCGCCCATATCCAACCCATTACGCGATCCATGCTTCGTGTGGAACTGACCATCACGCCGGACTTCCAGTGGGATGAGAAGATCCACGGCACATCTGAGGCCTTCTGGATTCTTGTTGAAGATGTTGACTCAGAGGTCATCCTCCACCATGAGTACTTTCTGCTCAAGAGCAAGTTTTCCCAGGATGAGCACCTCATTAAATTCTTCGTCCCTGTCTTTGAGCCACTGCCGCCACAGTACTTCATTCGCATTGTGTCAGACCGGTGGATTAATGCAGAAACACAGCTTCCAGTATCATTCCGCCACCTGATACTCCCGGAGAAGTACCCTCCGCCTACGGAATTGCTAGATCTGCAGCCCTTGCCTGTGTCTGCTTTGCGGAACCCAACGTTTGAGGCTCTGTACAAGGACAAGTTTCCTTTCTTCAATCCGATCCAGACACAAGTCTTCAATGCCATATACAGCAGTGATGACAATGTCTTTGTCGGCGCTCCAACAGGAAGCGGGAAGACCATCTGTGCAGAGTTCGCCATCTTGCGCCTGTTCTCTCAGGTGCCAGAAGGCCGCTGTGTGTACGTGACTCCAAATGAAGCTCTTGCCGAGATCATATACGCTGACTGGACTCAGAAGTTCTCCCTGCAGTTGAACAAGAAG GTCGTGATCCTCACCGGCGAGACTGGCACAGACCTGAAGCTGCTTGCCAAGGGCAACATCATCATTGGTACACCAGAGAAGTGGGACGTCTTGTCACGGCGGTGGAAACAACGCAAGAATGTCCAGAACATCAACCTGTTCATCGTGGACGAGCTGCATTTGGTTGGCGGAGAGGATGGCCCCGTGCTCGAGGTGATCTGCTCCCGAATGCGCTACATCTCCTCCCAGATAGAGCGCCAGATTCGCATACTGGCACTCAGTTCTTCCCTGGCGAATGCTCGAGACATTGGCCAGTGGCTTGGAGCTAACGTCAACTCAACCTTCAACTTCCATCCCAATGTGAGGCCCGTCTTGCTGGAACTGCACATCCAGGGCTTCAACATAACTCACAATGCCTCACGCCTCCTGTCCATGAGCAAGCCGGTCTACCAAGGCATCATGAGGCACTCCCCCCGAAAGCCAGTCATCGTCTTTGTGCCGTCACGGAAGCAGACACGCCTGACTGCAATCGACATCCTCACGTACTCTGCCTCAGAAGGTCAGGCCTCCAAGTTCTTGCACTGCACTGAGGACGATCTTAAGCCTTTCCTGGACAAGATCACAGACAAGACACTAAAGGAGACATTGAGCAATGGAGTGGCGTACCTTCACGAAGGCTTGAGCCCAGCTGACCAACGCTTGGTGGAGCAGCTTTTCGACAGCGGTGCCATCCAGGTTGTGGTGGTCTCCCGAAGTCTCTGCTGGGCTTTGTCTTTGGCGGCTCATCTTGTCATCATCATGGACACACAGTTCTACAATGGTAAAATCCATGCCTATGAAGATTACCCTGTGACGGATGTCCTCCAGATGGTTGGTAGGGCTAACCGGCCTCTCGTTGACGAGGATGGAAAGTGCCTTCTGTTGTGCCAGTCATCGAAGAAGGATTTCTTTAAGAAGTTCTTGTATGAACCCCTCCCAGTGGAGAGCCATCTTGACCACTGCCTGCACGACCATTTCAATGCCGAGATTGTAACCAAGACCATTGAGAATAAGCAGGATGCAGTGGACTACCTGACATGGACATTCCTGTACAGGAGGATGACACAGAACCCGAACTACTACAATCTCCAAGGTGTCACTCATCGCCACCTTTCAGATCACCTGTCAGACCTCGTTGAGAACACATTGAACGATCTCGAACAAAGCAAGTGCATCAGCATTGAAGACGAGATGGATGTTGCACCTCTTAACCTGGGCATGATTGCTGCCTACTACTACATCAACTACACAACAATCGAGCTCTTCAGCATGTCGCTGAACTCGAAAACCAAGATCCGAGGTCTTCTGGAGATCATCAGTTCAGCTGCAGAGTATGAGAACATACCCATTAGGCATCACGAGGACAACATCCTGAGGCAGTTGTACAACCGACTGCCCCACAAGCTGACAAATCCAAAGTTCAGTGACCCGCATGTGAAGACCAACCTGCTCCTGCAGGCGCACTTGTCTCGGATGCAGCTGTCGGCTGAGCTTCAGTCTGACACAGAGGACATACTCGGCAAGGCCATCAGGCTTATACAGGCCTGTGTAGACGTGCTCAGTTCTAATGGATGGCTGACCCCAGCGCTGGCTGCCATGGAACTGGCGCAGATGGTCACACAAGCACTTTGGAACAAGGATTCTTACCTCAAGCAGCTGCCGCACTTCACGGCTGAAATTGTTAAACGCTGCCAGGAGCACGGTGTTGAGACCGTCTTTGACATCATGGAGCTCGAGGATGAAGACCGCAACAAGCTCCTTCAGATGACTGACAGCCAAATGGCAGATGTCGCAAAGTTCTGCAACCGGTACCCAAACATCGAGCTCACATACGAGATCCAAGGCAAGGATCACATTCGGTGCGGCTCTGCTGTCAACGTCGTGGTCCAGCTGGAAAGGGAAGATGAAGTCGTTGGACCAGTGATTGCCCCTATGTTCCCTCAGAAGAGGGAGGAAGGCTGGTGGGTGGTGATCGGTGAGTCCAAGAGCAACTCGCTCATATCCATCAAGAGGCTCAGCTTGCAGCAGAAGGCCAAGGTAAAGCTCGACTTTGTGGCTCCTGCACCTGGTGACCACACATATACGTTGTACTACATGAGCGACTCCTACATGGGGTGCGACCAGGAGTATAGGTTCACCATTCATGTTGGCCAGATGGagtcaagaaaacgaaatgacaGCGACAGTGACTAA
- the LOC126533204 gene encoding uncharacterized protein, translating to MAAESMQAATASLVFQYLSGVDKALANQFQKKRSAKPLPKGVPQLDKVVSSYFEGQPQQRKLLQAPCAAAPGATSKAKHDVSSSEDSSSEEEAKPANPVNSTTPKGNTAKVNAKTPASAQKPKPAAQADSEDSDSDSDSSEDAAPKGKKAPAATPKPAALQAKAPAKRAKPETDSSESSDSEAAAPPSKKPAVPTPVLKAAPKKPQQSKDDSSSSSDDEDDPRNKAALNKPAAATPQAKPAPKKPASAQKQQESSSDSSSDDDGASKPPPAKKQAPAKSTPKAQNAASSAKKVVAKRTAQESSSSDSSEESEPQKKPVTPKSAATTPASKSAAPKATTGKAAASKATPAKRQKDDSSSSSESEDDQPHKVAKPAAAAAKNQKTVLKVAIGPAKKAPPAKKEESSDSSSSEAPPTKATPAKLVTGKQTPAKSAAAKPAQGNTQPAAKDSSSSESDSDDKPAKKVTVSKGKQAVTKLAQAKQDSSDSESDSEEESRPAPTKAAAKPMPAKKQAQAKKESSSDSDSDSEESKPAPPKAAAKPTPGKKPVLAKKDSSSDSESDSEDDAKPAHPKPAVTKPSSIKKQTPAKKQPQEESSSDSSSEEEAPKKPQGKSPATTAKPSKATKTPPPPKPPGKGTPVAAKPQQDSSSSDSDDDDNRWPAVKPVVTPKNAPASTPKATPVSQKKLQKKQESSSSEDSDEEAPPKSSLVRQQKIAPKKPAAKESSSSDSEDEQPAAKKGGKPLQAKTSTPKVAVNNAEDSSEDESEEESSKSKNAQSTPMLNGAGNPGSPDKGRKSSPFRRVKSDKVHVDPKLRDNSFEAKAGARGSWGEKAYSVLKNVKGRDFRHEKTKKKRGTYSGGSIDTGVNSIRFDD from the coding sequence ATGGCGGCCGAAAGcatgcaagcagcaacagcatccCTCGTTTTTCAGTATTTGAGTGGCGTCGACAAGGCGCTCGCCAACCAGTTCCAAAAGAAACGAAGCGCGAAGCCCCTGCCCAAAGGAGTTCCGCAGCTCGACAAGGTCGTGAGCTCATACTTCGAAGGGCAGCCTCAACAGCGTAAGCTCCTCCAGGCGCCATGTGCTGCTGCTCCCGGCGCTACGTCAAAGGCAAAGCACGACGTGTCTTCCTCTGAGGATTCTTCGAGCGAGGAAGAGGCCAAGCCAGCAAATCCAGTCAACTCCACGACACCTAAGGGAAACACTGCCAAGGTGAACGCCAAAACGCCTGCCTCGGCTCAGAAGCCCAAGCCCGCTGCACAGGCGGACAGTGAGGACTCCGACTCGGACTCTGATTCCTCAGAAGACGCAGCACCGAAGGGCAAGAAAGCGCCGGCTGCTACACCGAAGCCGGCAGCGCTTCAAGCGAAGGCTCCTGCAAAGCGAGCCAAACCCGAGACCGACTCGTCGGAGAGCTCGGACTCTGAAGCTGCTGCTCCGCCGAGTAAGAAGCCCGCCGTGCCAACACCCGTGCTTAAGGCGGCTCCCAAGAAGCCGCAGCAGTCAAAGGACGACAGCTCGAGCAGCTCGGACGACGAAGACGATCCCAGGAATAAGGCTGCGCTGAACAAGCCTGCCGCTGCCACGCCGCAGGCCAAGCCGGCGCCCAAGAAACCGGCTTCGGCGCAGAAGCAACAGGAGAGCTCTTCCGACTCCTCCTCTGACGACGATGGAGCGTCAAAGCCACCGCCCGCCAAAAAGCAGGCACCCGCGAAGTCGACGCCAAAGGCCCAGAACGCAGCATCGTCAGCCAAGAAGGTTGTTGCCAAGCGGACCGCCCAAGAGTCTTCAAGCTCGGACAGTTCGGAAGAGTCCGAGCCACAGAAGAAGCCGGTGACACCCAAAAGTGCCGCGACTACGCCGGCCAGCAAATCCGCTGCACCGAAGGCGACAACGGGAAAGGCTGCTGCCTCGAAAGCAACACCGGCCAAGCGCCAGAAGGACGACAGCAGCTCGTCTTCGGAAAGCGAGGACGATCAGCCTCACAAAGTCGCCAAGCCTGCGGCCGCTGCCGCCAAGAACCAGAAGACTGTGCTGAAGGTGGCCATCGGCCCAGCTAAGAAGGCTCCACCGGCTAAGAAAGAAGAGTCAAGCGACAGTTCATCCTCAGAAGCACCTCCAACCAAGGCAACTCCTGCCAAACTGGTGACTGGGAAGCAGACGCCGGCCAAGTCAGCAGCTGCCAAGCCGGCGCAAGGAAATACACAACCAGCAGCCAAGGACAGCTCTAGCTCCGAAAGTGACTCCGATGATAAGCCAGCAAAAAAGGTGACTGTCTCTAAAGGAAAACAAGCAGTGACAAAGCTGGCACAGGCCAAACAGGACAGTTCAGATTCTGAAAGTGACTCTGAGGAAGAGTCAAGACCAGCACCCACTAAAGCAGCTGCAAAACCAATGCCAGCAAAAAAACAAGCTCAGGCAAAAAAGGAGAGCTCCTCGGACTCTGACAGCGACTCTGAGGAGTCCAAGCCGGCACCTCCCAAAGCAGCAGCAAAGCCAACACCGGGCAAGAAGCCAGTCCTAGCAAAGAAAGACAGTTCTTCAGACTCTGAAAGTGACTCTGAGGATGACGCAAAGCCAGCGCACCCCAAACCTGCCGTGACAAAGCCAAGCTCCATAAAGAAGCAGACTCCTGCCAAGAAGCAGCCGCAAGAGGAGTCGTCTTCTGACAGCAGCAGCGAGGAAGAAGCACCCAAAAAGCCTCAGGGTAAGAGTCCCGCCACGACAGCGAAACCATCGAAAGCGACTAAGACACCCCCTCCCCCAAAGCCTCCCGGAAAAGGGACGCCAGTTGCCGCTAAGCCACAGCAAGACTCCTCTTCATCTGACAGCGATGATGACGACAACAGATGGCCAGCAGTGAAAccggtagtgacgccaaagaacgcTCCAGCTTCAACACCCAAGGCAACACCTGTTTCACAGAAGAAGCTTCAAAAGAAACAAGAATCTTCCTCGTCTGAAGACAGTGATGAAGAAGCCCCTCCAAAATCCTCGCTGGTGAGACAGCAGAAGATTGCTCCGAAGAAGCCTGCTGCGAAGGAGTCCTCATCTTCTGACAGTGAAGATGAACAGCCAGCAGCCAAGAAAGGCGGGAAACCTTTACAAGCCAAGACATCAACGCCAAAAGTGGCTGTGAACAACGCAGAAGACTCCAGCGAGGACGAAAGTGAGGAAGAGTCgagtaaaagcaagaatgcgcagAGTACGCCGATGCTTAACGGTGCTGGCAACCCTGGTTCCCCTGACAAAGGAAGGAAAAGCTCACCATTTAGGAGAGTGAAGTCTGACAAGGTCCATGTAGACCCCAAGCTACGCGACAATTCTTTCGAAGCCAAGGCTGGTGCTCGAGGATCATGGGGAGAGAAGGCCTACAGCGTGTTGAAAAACGTCAAGGGCAGGGACTTCAGGCacgagaagacgaagaagaagcggGGAACATACTCTGGCGGAAGCATTGACACAGGCGTCAACTCGATACGCTTTGATGACTGA